A genomic window from Pseudonocardia broussonetiae includes:
- a CDS encoding NADH-quinone oxidoreductase subunit C: protein MADDTSGTSKEAAEPTGGPQSSAETGGPDRDAQRAAGGTAPTAGQEEQAPADVEGAEVSGTGATPEGGTRTAAPASRERQGMFGVSGSGDTSGFGGLRLPGYAPAPAERPFGGWFDEFADDLAEALAERDVPRDSVQQITIDRGEITFYVRPERVLDICRTLRDDEGLRFELCSSVSGVDYGEGVAQRLHVVYHLTSMTYRRRIRLEVALDVEDPRVTSVVEVYPTADWHERECWDMFGVVFEGHPALTRILMPDDWEGHPQRKDYPLGGIPVEYKGAEIPPPDERRSYS from the coding sequence ATGGCTGACGACACGAGCGGCACCTCGAAGGAGGCTGCCGAGCCCACCGGCGGCCCGCAGTCCTCCGCCGAGACCGGCGGCCCCGACCGCGACGCCCAGCGCGCCGCGGGCGGCACGGCCCCGACGGCGGGGCAGGAGGAGCAGGCCCCCGCCGACGTCGAGGGCGCCGAGGTCTCCGGCACCGGCGCCACCCCCGAGGGCGGCACCCGCACCGCGGCCCCGGCCTCGCGCGAGCGGCAGGGGATGTTCGGCGTCAGCGGGTCGGGCGACACGTCCGGCTTCGGCGGCCTGCGCCTGCCCGGCTACGCCCCGGCCCCGGCCGAGCGGCCCTTCGGCGGCTGGTTCGACGAGTTCGCCGACGACCTCGCGGAGGCGCTCGCCGAGCGCGACGTCCCCCGCGACTCCGTCCAGCAGATCACGATCGACCGCGGCGAGATCACCTTCTACGTCCGGCCCGAGCGGGTCCTCGACATCTGCCGCACCCTGCGCGACGACGAGGGCCTGCGCTTCGAGCTGTGCAGCTCGGTCTCGGGCGTCGACTACGGCGAGGGCGTCGCGCAGCGGCTGCACGTCGTCTACCACCTCACGTCGATGACCTACCGGCGCCGGATCCGCCTGGAGGTCGCGCTCGACGTCGAGGACCCGAGGGTCACCAGCGTCGTCGAGGTCTACCCGACGGCCGACTGGCACGAGCGCGAGTGCTGGGACATGTTCGGCGTGGTCTTCGAGGGCCACCCCGCGCTGACCCGCATCCTCATGCCGGACGACTGGGAGGGCCACCCCCAGCGCAAGGACTACCCGCTCGGCGGGATCCCGGTGGAGTACAAGGGCGCGGAGATCCCTCCGCCCGATGAGCGGAGGTCCTACTCGTGA
- a CDS encoding glycosyltransferase family 87 protein translates to MWRRGVSALLVVLAVGTQSWIFAERGSFNLARILNEDPEYHSDFATFRASVLALLDGADIYATGAALPNLNPPLMTVVMTPVALFEAQPGYRLFGLVTVALVLACLLAVARELELRPVDTGLAVAAVLLGAPLLATVGLGQIYAFLAVALTGAWLAARRGLAGWEGAGIGLAVALKPSLAPLLLLPVLRRAPRTAAAAFGTAAAGTLVGVVVCGPAASVTWLRLVLDHPVQTFFDNASLPATLVRLTSDTGWGRPLVEVPGGLLVGTVLAVAVVAGTLWLVRGSGPDALWAVTAAALVASPVTWNTYLVVLAPGVLVVLARSRAAAAPLLALALLGQEWPVLWYGDDGTASALPLSLYCAVLLGHWAVLLRHALARPAPPADVRPGPPRVASAP, encoded by the coding sequence ATGTGGCGACGCGGGGTGTCCGCGCTGCTCGTCGTGCTCGCCGTCGGCACGCAGAGCTGGATCTTCGCCGAGCGCGGCAGCTTCAACCTCGCCCGCATCCTGAACGAGGACCCGGAGTACCACTCCGACTTCGCGACGTTCCGCGCCTCGGTGCTCGCCCTGCTCGACGGCGCCGACATCTACGCCACGGGCGCCGCGCTGCCCAACCTCAACCCGCCGCTGATGACGGTGGTGATGACGCCGGTGGCGCTGTTCGAGGCGCAGCCGGGCTACCGGCTGTTCGGCCTCGTCACGGTGGCGCTGGTGCTCGCGTGCCTGCTCGCCGTCGCGCGCGAGCTGGAGCTGCGGCCGGTCGACACCGGGCTCGCCGTGGCCGCGGTCCTGCTCGGGGCGCCGCTGCTGGCGACGGTCGGGCTCGGGCAGATCTACGCGTTCCTCGCCGTGGCGCTCACCGGGGCGTGGCTGGCCGCGCGGCGCGGGCTCGCGGGGTGGGAGGGGGCCGGGATCGGCCTCGCCGTGGCGCTCAAGCCCTCGCTCGCCCCGCTCCTGCTGCTCCCGGTGCTGCGCCGGGCCCCCCGCACGGCCGCCGCGGCGTTCGGCACGGCGGCGGCGGGCACGCTGGTCGGGGTCGTCGTCTGCGGCCCGGCCGCGAGCGTCACGTGGCTGCGGCTCGTGCTCGACCACCCGGTCCAGACGTTCTTCGACAACGCCTCCCTGCCCGCCACCCTCGTGCGGCTCACCAGCGACACCGGCTGGGGCCGCCCGCTGGTCGAGGTGCCGGGCGGGCTGCTGGTGGGCACGGTGCTGGCGGTCGCGGTCGTCGCCGGCACGCTGTGGCTCGTGCGCGGCTCCGGCCCGGACGCGCTGTGGGCCGTGACCGCGGCGGCGCTCGTGGCGTCGCCGGTCACCTGGAACACCTACCTCGTCGTCCTCGCCCCGGGCGTGCTCGTCGTGCTGGCCCGCTCGCGCGCGGCCGCCGCACCGCTGCTGGCGCTGGCGCTGCTGGGCCAGGAGTGGCCCGTGCTCTGGTACGGCGACGACGGCACGGCGTCGGCGCTGCCGCTCTCGCTCTACTGCGCGGTGCTGCTCGGGCACTGGGCGGTGCTGCTGCGCCACGCGCTGGCGCGACCCGCACCACCGGCCGACGTGCGGCCCGGGCCACCGCGGGTAGCGTCGGCACCGTGA
- a CDS encoding inositol monophosphatase family protein: MSLRPETRLPPPAEPGLLSRALEVAGRLANDAAEVITATAGRDRLTDTVKAHPFDWVTDTDRTLERHTRRVLAAEFPQVPVLGEEYGADDGVHAAPLRWVVDPVDGTANYVAGFPWCAYSLALVDAHGPVVGVIADPSRAQIYAAARGRGVRANGVPVRITPRPVVGGLVCAELSLERAPGFTARATEAHTGVRVLGSAALAITQVALGHAVAAVLDRYQEWDVAGALCLAAEAGAVVVDARGNPDPLPTEDLVVAVPGALDAVLSWWHAA, translated from the coding sequence ATGAGCCTCCGGCCCGAGACGCGCCTGCCCCCTCCCGCGGAGCCGGGGCTGCTCTCGCGCGCGCTGGAGGTGGCGGGCCGCCTCGCCAACGACGCGGCCGAGGTGATCACCGCGACCGCCGGGCGCGACCGCCTCACCGACACCGTGAAGGCCCACCCGTTCGACTGGGTCACCGACACCGACCGCACGCTGGAGCGGCACACCCGCCGCGTGCTGGCCGCGGAGTTCCCGCAGGTTCCGGTGCTGGGCGAGGAGTACGGCGCCGACGACGGCGTGCACGCGGCCCCGCTGCGCTGGGTCGTCGACCCGGTGGACGGCACGGCCAACTACGTCGCCGGGTTCCCGTGGTGCGCCTACAGCCTGGCCCTGGTCGACGCCCACGGCCCGGTGGTCGGGGTGATCGCCGACCCGAGCCGGGCCCAGATCTACGCCGCCGCCCGTGGCCGGGGTGTGCGGGCCAACGGCGTGCCGGTGCGGATCACGCCGCGCCCGGTCGTCGGCGGGCTGGTCTGCGCGGAGCTCTCGCTGGAGCGCGCCCCCGGCTTCACCGCCCGCGCCACCGAGGCCCACACCGGGGTGCGCGTGCTCGGCTCGGCCGCACTGGCGATCACGCAGGTCGCGCTGGGGCACGCCGTCGCCGCCGTGCTCGACCGCTACCAGGAGTGGGACGTCGCCGGTGCGCTGTGCCTCGCGGCCGAGGCCGGCGCCGTCGTCGTCGACGCCCGGGGCAACCCCGACCCGCTGCCGACCGAGGACCTCGTCGTCGCCGTGCCCGGCGCGCTCGACGCCGTGCTGTCCTGGTGGCACGCCGCCTGA
- a CDS encoding isochorismate synthase gives MRTRPVDDLGGLLELLPDARTPKSWVRGGDGLVGWGEVARWTGSGPDRFADADEWWRSFVAGTRVLDEVGAPGTGPVAFASFTFSDDSPGSVVVVPRVVVGRRDGHAWITEFSHGDGPSVVHAVDPVRPSGTLRYSDGLLPVDRYRAAVAEAVRRMRAGELDKAALAHDLIAVAEAPLDPRHLLGGLAERYPTCWSFAVEGLVGATPELLVRRTGDVVESRVLAGTMWAASPGEGSLGERLMGSAKDRHEHALAVDSLTSALAPLCASLDAPDVPDVLTLHNVSHLASDVRGRLDPVAPASLLLLAEAVHPTAAVGGTPRKVAVDLITELEAMDRGRYAGPVGWIDSRGDGELGIALRCAQLDGPVARLFAGCGIVADSDPDTEVREAAAKLVAVRDALEGD, from the coding sequence GTGCGAACCAGGCCTGTGGACGACCTCGGCGGGCTGCTGGAGCTGCTGCCGGACGCCCGCACGCCGAAGTCCTGGGTGCGCGGCGGCGACGGTCTCGTCGGGTGGGGCGAGGTGGCCCGGTGGACCGGTTCGGGTCCCGACCGCTTCGCCGACGCCGACGAGTGGTGGCGCTCCTTCGTCGCCGGGACCCGCGTCCTCGACGAGGTCGGCGCCCCCGGCACGGGCCCCGTCGCGTTCGCGAGCTTCACTTTCAGCGACGACTCCCCCGGCTCGGTCGTCGTCGTCCCGCGGGTCGTGGTCGGGCGCCGCGACGGGCACGCGTGGATCACGGAGTTCTCCCACGGCGACGGGCCGTCGGTCGTGCACGCGGTCGACCCGGTGCGCCCCAGCGGCACCCTGCGCTACTCCGACGGGCTGCTGCCGGTCGACCGCTACCGCGCCGCCGTCGCCGAGGCCGTGCGCCGGATGCGGGCGGGCGAGCTCGACAAGGCCGCGCTGGCCCACGACCTGATCGCGGTCGCCGAGGCCCCGCTCGACCCCCGCCACCTGCTCGGCGGTCTGGCCGAGCGCTACCCGACGTGCTGGTCGTTCGCCGTCGAAGGGCTGGTCGGCGCCACGCCGGAGCTGCTGGTGCGGCGCACCGGTGACGTCGTCGAGTCGCGGGTGCTGGCCGGCACGATGTGGGCCGCCTCCCCCGGCGAGGGCTCGCTGGGCGAGCGACTGATGGGCTCGGCGAAGGACCGCCACGAGCACGCGCTGGCCGTCGACTCCCTCACCTCGGCGCTCGCGCCCCTGTGCGCCTCGCTCGACGCGCCCGACGTCCCCGACGTGCTGACGCTGCACAACGTCTCCCACCTCGCGAGCGACGTCCGCGGCCGCCTCGACCCGGTCGCCCCCGCGTCGCTGCTGCTCCTGGCCGAGGCCGTGCACCCCACGGCGGCCGTCGGCGGCACCCCGCGGAAGGTGGCCGTCGACCTCATCACCGAGCTGGAGGCGATGGACCGCGGCCGCTACGCCGGGCCCGTCGGCTGGATCGACTCCCGCGGCGACGGCGAGCTCGGCATCGCGCTGCGCTGCGCCCAGCTCGACGGCCCGGTGGCCCGGCTGTTCGCCGGGTGCGGGATCGTCGCCGACTCCGACCCCGACACCGAGGTGCGCGAGGCCGCGGCCAAGCTGGTGGCCGTGCGCGACGCGCTCGAGGGCGACTAG
- a CDS encoding NuoB/complex I 20 kDa subunit family protein — MGLEENLPSGVLLTSVEKLVNWTRKSSLWPATFGLACCAIEMMTTGAPRYDLARFGMEVFRASPRQADLMIVAGRVSNKMAPVLRQIYDQMPEPRWVLAMGVCASSGGMFNNYAIVQGVDHVVPVDMYLPGCPPRPEMLMDAILKIHAKIMDEPLGAKRAAELAESGHKTELIPSSVAYAKKK, encoded by the coding sequence ATGGGTCTCGAAGAGAACCTCCCCAGCGGCGTCCTGCTGACCAGCGTCGAGAAGCTGGTCAACTGGACCCGGAAGTCCTCGCTGTGGCCCGCCACCTTCGGGCTGGCGTGCTGCGCGATCGAGATGATGACGACGGGCGCCCCGCGCTACGACCTCGCGCGCTTCGGCATGGAGGTCTTCCGCGCCTCGCCGCGCCAGGCCGACCTGATGATCGTCGCGGGCCGCGTCAGCAACAAGATGGCCCCGGTCCTGCGCCAGATCTACGACCAGATGCCCGAGCCCCGCTGGGTGCTCGCGATGGGCGTCTGCGCGAGCTCCGGCGGCATGTTCAACAACTACGCGATCGTGCAGGGCGTCGACCACGTCGTCCCCGTGGACATGTACCTCCCCGGCTGCCCGCCGCGCCCGGAGATGCTCATGGACGCGATCCTCAAGATCCACGCCAAGATCATGGACGAGCCGCTGGGCGCCAAGCGCGCCGCGGAGCTCGCCGAGAGCGGCCACAAGACGGAGCTGATCCCGTCGTCCGTGGCCTACGCGAAGAAGAAGTGA
- a CDS encoding glycosyltransferase family 4 protein — MRVAIVSECFLPVVNGVTNSVLRVVEHLTAAGHDVLVIAPGEGPAEYRGVPVVRVPSLDLPVVTSMPVGVPSRRVLTALREFRPDVVHLAAPFVVGYRGLHAARRLGIPTVAVYQTDVAGFASSYGLGLTARAAWRWTCRLHGLADRTLAPSSWATEALRARGVPRVHQWARGVDTRRFTPSRRDAALRAELAPRGELLIGYVGRLAPEKQVERLAALDGLPGTRLVVVGAGPGEERLRAALPGAAFLGFRDGDDLARTYASLDVFVHTGPSETFCQAVQEALASGLPVVAPDAGGPRDLVLPGRTGYLVPPRPDGADAADPASVAADERLRAAVEVLVSDDALRRRFGAAARRSVLRKTWSNVGDELLAHYADVLGVPAALRAAA, encoded by the coding sequence GTGCGTGTCGCCATCGTGTCCGAGTGCTTCCTGCCCGTCGTCAACGGCGTCACCAACTCGGTGCTGCGGGTGGTCGAGCACCTCACCGCGGCCGGGCACGACGTGCTCGTGATCGCCCCCGGTGAGGGCCCGGCCGAGTACCGCGGCGTCCCGGTCGTCCGGGTGCCGTCGCTGGACCTGCCCGTCGTCACCTCGATGCCGGTGGGGGTGCCCAGCCGCCGCGTCCTGACCGCGCTGCGGGAGTTCCGGCCCGACGTCGTGCACCTCGCGGCGCCCTTCGTCGTCGGGTACCGGGGGCTGCACGCCGCCCGGCGGCTCGGCATCCCGACCGTCGCGGTCTACCAGACCGACGTCGCCGGCTTCGCCTCCTCCTACGGCCTCGGGCTCACCGCGCGGGCCGCGTGGCGCTGGACGTGCCGGCTGCACGGCCTCGCCGACCGCACGCTCGCACCGTCGAGCTGGGCCACCGAGGCGCTGCGCGCGCGGGGCGTGCCGCGCGTGCACCAGTGGGCCCGCGGCGTCGACACGCGGCGGTTCACCCCGTCCCGGCGCGACGCCGCCCTGCGCGCGGAGCTCGCTCCCCGCGGCGAGCTGCTGATCGGCTACGTCGGACGCCTGGCGCCGGAGAAGCAGGTGGAGCGCCTGGCCGCTCTCGACGGCCTGCCCGGCACGCGGCTCGTCGTGGTCGGCGCGGGACCCGGTGAGGAGCGGCTGCGCGCCGCCCTGCCCGGCGCGGCCTTCCTCGGCTTCCGCGACGGCGACGACCTGGCCCGCACCTACGCCTCGCTCGACGTGTTCGTGCACACCGGCCCGTCGGAGACGTTCTGCCAGGCCGTGCAGGAGGCACTGGCGTCCGGGCTGCCGGTCGTGGCGCCCGACGCCGGCGGGCCCCGCGACCTCGTCCTGCCCGGCCGCACCGGCTACCTCGTCCCGCCCCGGCCCGACGGCGCCGACGCGGCCGACCCCGCCTCGGTGGCCGCCGACGAGCGGCTGCGCGCCGCCGTCGAGGTCCTGGTCTCCGACGACGCCCTGCGCCGGCGGTTCGGCGCGGCGGCCCGCCGCTCGGTGCTGCGCAAGACCTGGTCCAACGTCGGCGACGAGCTGCTCGCGCACTACGCGGACGTGCTCGGCGTGCCCGCGGCGCTGCGGGCGGCGGCCTGA
- a CDS encoding DMT family transporter, protein MLIWATGFVVAKYAAPHAEPLSFLVVRYAGVVALMLVLALVARAHWPRGWAVWHLAVAGVGIQAGYLGGVWAAVAAGMPAGVAALVVNLQPVLTAAVAGLTGARLGRLQLVGLVLGFLGVVLVVSSKLTTTGITATTLGLTTLALLAITSGTLYQKRFCPDFDLRTGQVVQFAASIVVTLPFALAFESFRLDWTPELIGALVWSVVVLTGGGISLLFLMLRRGAATQVTSYFYLVPGVTALLALVMFGEVLGPFAIAGMVVAVLGVALATRAVPGSGGAAAAPQPEGERAEHRPGADDAEHHRADAVGGAAAGHADQLGVGDVVLDGDDVPRRQPAGVEDAVLGHDGLPVRDGEPHERAEEGGALEHLGLRAGRVGVDGPVVDGRADQGEPGEHRDQHREAQDQLREPPADEPGGGREGGRDLVQRPRLPHGDGV, encoded by the coding sequence GTGCTCATCTGGGCCACCGGGTTCGTCGTCGCCAAGTACGCCGCACCGCACGCGGAGCCGCTGAGCTTCCTGGTCGTGCGCTACGCCGGCGTCGTCGCCCTGATGCTGGTCCTGGCGCTGGTCGCCCGGGCGCACTGGCCGCGCGGGTGGGCCGTCTGGCACCTCGCCGTCGCGGGGGTCGGGATCCAGGCCGGCTACCTCGGCGGCGTCTGGGCCGCGGTCGCGGCCGGCATGCCCGCCGGGGTGGCGGCGTTGGTCGTCAACCTGCAGCCGGTGCTCACCGCGGCCGTCGCCGGGCTGACCGGCGCCCGCCTGGGCCGCCTGCAGCTGGTCGGGCTGGTGCTCGGGTTCCTCGGGGTCGTGCTGGTCGTGTCGAGCAAGCTCACCACCACCGGCATCACCGCGACGACGCTCGGGCTCACCACCCTCGCCCTGCTGGCGATCACCTCCGGCACGCTCTACCAGAAGCGCTTCTGCCCCGACTTCGACCTGCGCACCGGGCAGGTCGTGCAGTTCGCGGCGTCGATCGTGGTGACGCTGCCGTTCGCGCTCGCGTTCGAGTCGTTCCGCCTGGACTGGACACCCGAGCTGATCGGCGCGCTGGTCTGGTCGGTGGTGGTGCTCACCGGCGGCGGGATCTCGCTGCTGTTCCTCATGCTGCGGCGCGGGGCGGCCACGCAGGTCACGAGCTACTTCTACCTCGTCCCCGGCGTCACGGCGCTGCTCGCGCTGGTGATGTTCGGGGAGGTGCTGGGGCCGTTCGCGATCGCCGGCATGGTCGTCGCGGTGCTGGGGGTGGCGCTGGCGACGCGGGCCGTGCCCGGGTCAGGCGGCGCGGCGGCGGCGCCGCAGCCAGAGGGCGAGCGGGCCGAGCACCGCCCAGGTGCCGACGACGCCGAGCACCATCGGGCCGATGCCGTCGGCGGTGCTGCGGCCGGCCACGCGGACCAGCTCGGGGTCGGTGACGTCGTACTCGACGGCGACGACGTCCCCCGCCGACAGCCCGCGGGGGTGGAAGACGCCGTGCTCGGGCACGACGGCCTGCCCGTTCGCGACGGTGAACCGCACGAGCGTGCGGAAGAAGGTGGAGCCCTCGAGCACCTCGGCCTGCGCGCTGGCCGGGTTGGCGTCGATGGCCCGGTCGTCGACGGCCGAGCCGATCAGGGCGAGCCCGGCGAGCACCGTGACCAGCACCGCGAGGCCCAGGACCAGCTCCGGGAGCCGCCTGCGGACGAACCGGGCGGCGGGCGCGAGGGTGGCCGCGACCTCGTCCAGCGCCCTCGGCTCCCCCACGGCGACGGAGTCTAG
- a CDS encoding sensor histidine kinase, which produces MTGSTPRRSRLPAIWAAVRVPAAEVVLQGVLVALATAPVVLLQGREMPERAMSTLTFTGGVAATILLAVAAWISGNRRARRVAAAVGVYAGVMLLLGAVDLDLDGGVWGIAGGVALLGVAGLLVLAARPASRPVHGHAVGLVVLVALATVSVAVTALLAPSHVPPPDMVRAVSLGAWVACGVAGLLIVGDGTAHRRPLLRRTGLAFAALGAAHAAGIIAARPLLGGVVELGAVAMLLVAAGTFLLASIRDIGREQERSRSRLAEVEAAMASVAERDHELRNVVAGLTGAATVLGDDRMSRSDDGRRLLVAAGAELARLQQMLDGPRPDDAPAEARVGSILGDLAVVHRATGLDVHVDVTGDPEAAIAPGILAQVVTNLLVNCRRHAPGARVWLRARVHERHVRIDVSDDGPGLCAPPEVVLRRGVRGPGSGGDGLGLAITAELVERHRGTFRLLSGPGCTVHIELPVAGCRAPVPSGVA; this is translated from the coding sequence TTGACCGGCAGTACTCCGAGACGCAGCCGTCTCCCCGCGATCTGGGCCGCGGTCCGGGTCCCGGCGGCGGAGGTCGTCCTGCAGGGGGTCCTCGTCGCCCTCGCCACGGCGCCCGTCGTCCTGCTGCAGGGCCGGGAGATGCCGGAGCGGGCGATGAGCACGCTGACCTTCACCGGCGGTGTCGCCGCGACGATCCTGCTGGCGGTCGCGGCGTGGATCAGCGGCAACCGCCGGGCCCGGCGGGTCGCGGCCGCGGTCGGCGTCTACGCGGGCGTCATGCTGCTGCTGGGGGCCGTCGACCTCGACCTGGACGGCGGGGTGTGGGGGATCGCCGGCGGCGTCGCGCTGCTGGGCGTCGCCGGTCTGCTGGTGCTCGCCGCCCGGCCCGCGTCGCGGCCGGTGCACGGCCACGCGGTGGGGCTGGTCGTCCTCGTCGCCCTGGCCACGGTGTCGGTCGCGGTCACCGCGCTGCTCGCCCCGTCGCACGTGCCGCCGCCGGACATGGTGCGGGCGGTGTCGCTGGGGGCGTGGGTCGCCTGCGGCGTCGCGGGGCTCCTGATCGTCGGCGACGGCACCGCCCACCGCCGCCCGCTGCTGCGCCGCACCGGCCTCGCCTTCGCCGCGCTCGGCGCCGCGCACGCCGCCGGGATCATCGCCGCCCGCCCGCTGCTCGGCGGGGTCGTGGAGCTCGGTGCGGTCGCGATGCTGCTCGTCGCCGCGGGCACGTTCCTGCTCGCGTCGATCCGCGACATCGGCCGGGAGCAGGAGCGCTCGCGCAGCCGGCTCGCCGAGGTCGAGGCGGCCATGGCGTCGGTCGCCGAGCGCGACCACGAGCTGCGCAACGTCGTCGCCGGCCTGACCGGGGCGGCCACCGTCCTGGGCGACGACCGCATGAGCCGCTCCGACGACGGCCGCCGCCTGCTGGTCGCCGCGGGCGCCGAGCTGGCCCGCCTGCAGCAGATGCTCGACGGGCCGCGCCCCGACGACGCGCCCGCCGAGGCGCGCGTCGGCTCGATCCTCGGTGACCTCGCCGTCGTGCACCGCGCCACCGGGCTCGACGTGCACGTCGACGTCACCGGCGACCCGGAGGCCGCGATCGCGCCCGGGATCCTCGCCCAGGTCGTCACGAACCTGCTGGTCAACTGCCGCCGCCACGCCCCGGGCGCCCGCGTGTGGCTGCGGGCGCGGGTGCACGAGCGGCACGTCCGGATCGACGTCTCCGACGACGGGCCCGGGCTGTGCGCGCCGCCCGAGGTCGTGCTGCGCCGCGGCGTCCGCGGCCCCGGCTCCGGCGGCGACGGCCTCGGCCTGGCGATCACCGCCGAGCTCGTCGAGCGCCACCGCGGCACGTTCAGGCTGCTGTCCGGGCCGGGGTGCACGGTCCACATCGAGCTGCCCGTCGCCGGCTGCCGCGCCCCGGTGCCGTCGGGCGTGGCGTGA
- a CDS encoding response regulator transcription factor, with the protein MTGAPVVIVDDHALVAGALVMALRSGGIEATAVLPAEFLPRVDDPAPPGALVLLDLDLGDGLDGVELVPRLRRAGWRVLLVTGSTDEDRIAAGIAAGALGRVRKSAPFPELVAAATRAAEGRPLIGDDERRRIEASASARAQERRLARDRWERLTPRELQIVDRIAAGRRPAAIAEEFVVSVATVRTQIRSILSKLEVGSQLEVAALARQRRG; encoded by the coding sequence GTGACCGGTGCGCCGGTCGTCATCGTCGACGACCACGCGCTGGTCGCCGGGGCGCTCGTGATGGCGCTGCGCTCCGGCGGGATCGAGGCCACGGCCGTCCTCCCCGCCGAGTTCCTGCCCCGCGTCGACGACCCCGCGCCGCCCGGCGCGCTCGTCCTGCTCGACCTCGACCTCGGCGACGGCCTCGACGGCGTCGAGCTCGTCCCCCGGCTGCGCCGCGCCGGCTGGCGGGTCCTGCTCGTCACCGGCTCCACCGACGAGGACCGCATCGCCGCGGGCATCGCGGCCGGCGCGCTGGGCCGGGTCCGCAAGTCGGCGCCGTTCCCCGAGCTCGTCGCCGCGGCGACCCGGGCCGCCGAGGGCCGCCCCCTGATCGGCGACGACGAGCGCCGCCGGATCGAGGCGTCGGCGTCGGCCCGGGCCCAGGAGCGGCGCCTGGCCCGCGACCGCTGGGAGCGCCTGACCCCGCGCGAGCTCCAGATCGTCGACCGCATCGCCGCGGGCCGCCGTCCGGCCGCGATCGCCGAGGAGTTCGTCGTCTCGGTGGCCACGGTCCGCACGCAGATCCGGTCGATCCTGTCGAAGCTGGAGGTCGGCTCCCAGCTCGAGGTCGCCGCACTCGCGCGGCAGCGCCGGGGCTAG
- a CDS encoding demethylmenaquinone methyltransferase has translation MTRADLDKDPRDVATMFDGVAQRYDLTNTVLSAGQDRRWRRLTRQALGLRPGEKVLDLAAGTAVSTVELERSGAWCVAADFSLGMLRAGAGRAVPKVAADALHLPFADASFDAVTISFGLRNVADTDLALRELARVTRPGGRLVVCEFSRPTWAPFRAAYYAGLETVLPAVASRVSSNAAAYRYLGESIRDWSPQPELAARIARAGWGEVGWRDLTFGAVALHRARRTY, from the coding sequence GTGACCCGCGCCGACCTCGACAAGGACCCCCGCGACGTCGCCACCATGTTCGACGGCGTGGCGCAGCGCTACGACCTCACGAACACGGTGCTCAGCGCGGGCCAGGACCGCCGCTGGCGGCGCCTCACCCGGCAGGCGCTGGGCCTGCGCCCCGGCGAGAAGGTCCTCGACCTCGCCGCCGGCACCGCCGTCTCGACGGTCGAGCTCGAGCGCTCCGGCGCGTGGTGCGTCGCCGCCGACTTCTCCCTCGGCATGCTCCGGGCCGGCGCCGGCCGCGCGGTGCCCAAGGTCGCCGCCGACGCGCTGCACCTCCCGTTCGCCGACGCCTCCTTCGACGCCGTGACGATCTCGTTCGGGCTGCGCAACGTCGCCGACACCGACCTCGCCCTGCGCGAGCTCGCCCGCGTCACCCGCCCCGGCGGCCGGCTCGTCGTCTGCGAGTTCAGCAGGCCGACCTGGGCGCCGTTCCGCGCCGCGTACTACGCGGGCCTGGAGACGGTGCTGCCCGCGGTCGCGTCACGGGTGTCGAGCAACGCCGCGGCCTACCGGTACCTCGGCGAGTCGATCCGCGACTGGTCCCCGCAGCCCGAGCTCGCCGCCCGCATCGCGCGGGCCGGCTGGGGCGAGGTGGGCTGGCGCGACCTGACGTTCGGCGCCGTCGCCCTGCACCGCGCCCGCCGCACCTACTGA
- a CDS encoding NADH-quinone oxidoreductase subunit A gives MLDPYLPLVLMFALAGAFALFSVVSAPYIGPRRYNRAKLDAYECGIEPSPQPVVGGGRMPVAYYLTAMLFILFDIEMVFLYPFAVSADLLGLFGLVEIVLFIVTVGFAYVYVWRRGGLDWN, from the coding sequence ATGCTCGATCCTTATCTCCCGCTGGTGCTGATGTTCGCCCTGGCCGGTGCGTTCGCGCTGTTCTCGGTGGTGTCGGCGCCCTACATCGGCCCACGGCGGTACAACCGCGCCAAGCTCGACGCCTACGAGTGCGGCATCGAGCCGTCGCCGCAGCCGGTCGTCGGCGGTGGCCGCATGCCGGTCGCGTACTACCTCACCGCGATGTTGTTCATCCTGTTCGACATCGAGATGGTCTTCCTCTACCCGTTCGCCGTGAGCGCAGACCTGCTCGGGCTGTTCGGTCTGGTGGAGATCGTGCTGTTCATCGTCACCGTCGGGTTCGCCTACGTCTACGTGTGGCGCCGCGGCGGCCTGGATTGGAACTGA